The Planktothrix agardhii NIES-204 genomic interval CTATAGCATCAACTCAAACTCCCCTTTAAATCCCAAAATTTCCTGTTCAGACTGATGAGAAGTTATCAACTCCAGACTAAACTCTTGAGGCGGATCTTGCTGCACGATCGGTTAGAGTTGTGGTGAATTTCGTTTAGGTATGCTCAAATTGGTAGAATCACCTCAAGACCATCTTTAGCCTTTAAAACTCCATTGCCAAGTTATCTATTTTATTACCCAGAATGAAGTTAACGACACGGGGACACTATAGCGTTAAAGCCTTGCTTGATCTATCCTTACAACGGGGGATGGAGCCGACTTCTGTGAATGCGATCGCACGACGTCAAAATATTCCTGCACCCTATCTGGAAAAACTCCTGATCGAGATGCGACGATCGGGGTTAGTTGAATCAGTTCGAGGTGCTCAAGGAGGCTATCAATTGGCAAAATCTCCAGCCCAAATCTCCCTAGGACAAATATTAGAAGCAGTGGGAGAAACTATTGAACCTTTACCCCGCCATCAAGCGGATATTGAACAAGCAGAAGACTGGGTAACTTTTACCCTATGGAATCGGTTACACCAAAAGCTGAAAGAGGCACTCTATGGGATTTCCCTCGAAGATCTCTATTATGATGCTCGCAGTTGGCAAGCCGCCCAGGGGGAAGAAACAAGTTTTGTGGTTTAGGGAATTTTGCACCCCAGAAGTTGAGTTCCAGATTGATTGTCCTTTTCTATTTATCAATTGTCCATGACGGATTTTAATTCCCTAATCATTATATTGATTGCTGCTGTGGGTGATTATCTGATTGGAGATCCCAAAAATTGGTTACATCCAGTGCAGGTGATGGGGTGGATAATTACTTACTATACTCAAATTTTCTTTAAATACTTTGATCAACCGAGAATTCTGCGGGTGGCGGGGGTATTTCTGACCCTAATTGTGGTATTGGGGAGTGCTTTGACAGTGGCGTTAATTAGAGAGGGGGTACGGGTGCTAGTTGTCAAATTTTCGGGGCCTGAAATTTTGACCATTGCGGTAGAAAGTATTCTCCTGGCCAGTTGTTTTGCGGGTCGGAGTTTAAGGGATTCCGCCGAGGATGTTTTATATTGGATTGATCAAGGAGATTTAGTTACGGCTCGTCAACGATTAAGTCGTTATGTAGGTCGAGATACCGAAACCCTATCGGAATCAGAAATCCTTAGAGCGGTTTTAGAAACCGTGACAGAAAATGCCACCGATGGCGTCATGGCTCCTTTATTTTATGCCTTAATTGGTGCGGTATTACCTGGGGTCGGTAGTGTCCCTCTTACTTTTGCCTACAAAGCCGCTAGTACCCTCGATTCTATGGTCGGTTATCGAGAAGCACCCTATGGGGATATAGGATGGTTTAGTGCCAAATTAGAGGATGTTTTAACTTGGCTTCCCTGTCGATTAACGGTGATCATGATCGCTATATTATCAGGAAAACCTGGTTATGTTTTCAGCATTTGTCAACGGGATGCTGTTTTTGATCCGAGTCCCAATGCGGGATGGAGTGAATGCGCTTATGCCGCCGCCCTGGGGGTACAAGTAGGGGGGGAAAATTCCTATCGGGGGGTGATTAAACAGAAACCTTTCTTGGGAGATCCTCAACAACCGATTACATCAACTACCATTAAACAAGCATTACAACTGACTCGATATAGTTTTTTAATCACGTTAGGATTATTTACAGGGGGATTTATCCTTTTCAACATGGGAAATTAATCCCTAAGTGCTTAAAAAAAAATCAAGATTGTTAATTTTTAATCTAAAATGACAAAAATTGTTGAAATTCTGTCTGCGGCTGAAATCCGACGAACCGTCACCCGGATGGCTTCACAAATTGTTGAAAAATATGGGAATTTAGACAATATAGTTTTACTCGGAATCTATACCCGTGGGGTTCTATTAGCGGAACTTTTGGCTAATCAAATTGAAGTCTTGGAACAGTTGCGGGTTCCGGTGGGGGCATTAGATATTACGTTTTATCGAGATGATTTAGACCAAGTGGGAATGCGAACTCCAGAAAAAACTAAGATTCCCTTTGACTTGACAGGAAAAACCGTGGTTTTAGTGGATGATGTGATTTATAAAGGCAGAACAATTAGGGCGGCTCTCAACGCTGTAATTGATTATGGACGTCCTGAAACCATTGGGTTAGCGGTTCTGGTGGATAGGGGTCATCGCCAACTTCCGATTCATCCTGATTTTACAGGTAAAAAGCTCCCCACCGCCAAGGAAGAACAGGTGAAGGTCTATTTAGAAGATCTGGATGGGCGGGATGCCGTTGAATTATTATCTCCTATTTCTTAGTGAAAATCTTTGAAAAACCCGTTGTTGCGCTTGATCGCTCTTAGTAGTTGTTGCGGTTGAGCGCTCTTATTCAGAGCTTTAGCAGCAACAACAAATTTTTTTAATATAGAACAGCCCCCGGGGAACAGGGG includes:
- the cobD gene encoding cobalamin biosynthesis protein, whose product is MTDFNSLIIILIAAVGDYLIGDPKNWLHPVQVMGWIITYYTQIFFKYFDQPRILRVAGVFLTLIVVLGSALTVALIREGVRVLVVKFSGPEILTIAVESILLASCFAGRSLRDSAEDVLYWIDQGDLVTARQRLSRYVGRDTETLSESEILRAVLETVTENATDGVMAPLFYALIGAVLPGVGSVPLTFAYKAASTLDSMVGYREAPYGDIGWFSAKLEDVLTWLPCRLTVIMIAILSGKPGYVFSICQRDAVFDPSPNAGWSECAYAAALGVQVGGENSYRGVIKQKPFLGDPQQPITSTTIKQALQLTRYSFLITLGLFTGGFILFNMGN
- a CDS encoding pyrimidine regulatory protein PyrR, yielding MTKIVEILSAAEIRRTVTRMASQIVEKYGNLDNIVLLGIYTRGVLLAELLANQIEVLEQLRVPVGALDITFYRDDLDQVGMRTPEKTKIPFDLTGKTVVLVDDVIYKGRTIRAALNAVIDYGRPETIGLAVLVDRGHRQLPIHPDFTGKKLPTAKEEQVKVYLEDLDGRDAVELLSPIS